The genomic region CTTTTTCGAATGAAATAATTTGATCAAAGAGAGATTCTGCATCTCGAAGACTTCCCTCTGCATTTTTTGCTATAAGAAGGAGGGCTTCTGTGTCTACATCTACTTTTACATCTTTTGCAATTTTACGTAATTTTTCTACGATTTTGTCTAAAGAGATGCGTAGGAGTTGAAAGCGTTGACAGCGACTTAAGATGGTAGAGGGAATCTTGTGAGGCTCTGTTGTTGCAAAAAAGAATTTAACAGTGGCAGGGGGCTCTTCAAGTGTTTTGAGAAGGGCGTTAAAAGCCTCTTTTGTGAGCATGTGCACTTCGTCGATGAGATAAATCTTGTATTTCCCAGAAGAGGGGCTATAGCTTACTGTTTCATTAATGCTGCGGATATCGTCAATTCCTCTGTTAGATGCGCCATCAATTTCTAAAACATCTAAAGAGCAGCCTGCAGTAATTTCTTTACATGAAGGGCATGCGTTACAAGGTTCGAAATCTTTGCTTAAATTGCTGCAGTTAAGTGCTTTAGCAAAAATTCTTGCAATACTAGTTTTCCCGCAGCCTCGAGAGCCACAAAAAAGATAAGCATGAGCTAATCTTTCAAACTTGATGGCATTGACAAGCGTTGTAACAAGTGCTTCTTGCCCAACAACATCGCAAAATTGTTGAGGTCTGTATTTTCTTGCTAAAACCTGATACTTTTGCATAAAGCATTCCAATAGTAATAAACGTGATCTAAGTTTAAGAAAAAGCGCTTTGCTTGTCTATCTATATACGCAAACAAGTTCAAAAATCAATTCTTAAACTTGTTTGTGTATGTACGAGTTATTAAAATAATACTGGGGGAAAATCCGGCTAATGGGAGAAATAGTAGTGAAAAATGATTGGGAGTGATAGAGTTTGGAAAAAAAACTCAGGTTATAGATTTTTTAAATGAAATACCTTCTTGTTGTAATTATTACTTTAGCTTTTTTACAGTCAGCATTGGCAAATCAAGAGGCACAGCCTTGCCAGGGCGGTGTTTATTTTATCAAGGATATTGGTGAGACTGCTTATTTTCTTGTAGAAAAGTTAAGGGAGTGCGGTATTCTTGCAAGAACTGTGATTATCAACGCAAAAAAACCAGAGATCCTCTTCGATAATACAACAGCTCTATTTGTTCATAATCCAAAAACCAGAAGGGCATATGAGTTAAGTGTTGCTCCCCTAATGTGTGGCAAGAGCCCTGGTAGCTCTGCATTGTGGCTTATGCTTGTAGATCCCAAGAAGTGCGCTTATGTGTACATTACTTCCTATGATGGTCAGGGTAATTTTATTGATTTGCGACCTTATCTCTTTCCCGTTTCATGTGAATGAGGTGTGAGTTACAGTTATTTTTTTTTCCCGGACTTTTTATTGTTATTAGCACTTGTAGATCCGTTTGAAGGAAGGATAGGTTTATCTCTTAATGCTTTAAGCTGCTCTTCAAGTTGTGTTTTTTCTATTGTAAGCTGCTCAATTGTCTCATCTTTTTCGCTGTTACTCATTAGAAGAGTGCGATTTTCCGCTTCAAGTTCTTGTATTTTTCGTTGTAGTTCTTCAATTTCTTCTCGAGAGGCTGCAGCTTGTATGCGCATTGTCCTTTCTGCTATTTCAGTATTACATTGTTCAAGCTCTGTATTTCTTAATTGTAATACTGTATTTTGGGCTTGAAGTTCCTGCAAGTTTTGACGAAGGTGCATACTGAGAAGTTGATATTCTTGAATTTGGGATTGCTGTAGCTCTGTTAGAGATGGTGTAGCCTTAGAAGTTTCTGTAGGGCTTGGAGGATTTGCTGTTTGTATGGGAGTAGTTGGGCTTTCTTCTGCAGAGTATAGATCAGAAATTACTGGAGTTAGGGGGGTTATGGGTGGGAAAGTTCTCGTTTGTAGTCCTTCTGGAGATTGCAATTGTCCTAGGCAGGTAGTGAAAGTAGTAATGGCATTTTGAGCAATTGTATTTATAGCAGAAAGCTTTTGTTGGAAGGGAGAGTCTTGTATAGTTTGAAGAGGTTGGATTAGCCTCTGATAAGATTGAAGTAGAGTAATGCCTTCAGGAATTGCTTTTTGTAGATATTGGTAAAGTTCTATAGATGGAGCCTTGTTGTACGATTGAAGCTGTTTTTGAATGCGAATATGAAGGCAGTAAGCAATATCAGGATATTGATTTTCTGAAAGAAGCTCACCGTTGGGTTCACTTGGAGTTGCGGCTGTAATCTCTTGCGAAGATTCTGTGGAGCTAGATGTTGAAGAGCTAGCCCCTTGATGGTTGTGTTGTGGTAGCTTGTTTAGTAATAAATTAGATACACCTATAAAGCTTGTGTCATTTACTCCAAAAGATCCTTCATACGCACTTTTTAACTTATGTAAACCAGATTTTAAAGTTTCATTAATATGAACCATTTTTAAAGATAGTTTTGCAAGTTTTGTTAAAACATATTGAGTTATGCTTTTAGTGCTTTCAAAGAGTTTTTTTATGACTGTTTCTTCACATAAATGTGGAGCATGAGATATCAATAGGTCATATTGAGTTATGAGCTGAAACTTACGTTCAAAGGAACTTTCAAATAGGGAATAGGTATTAAATGATTGTTTTAATTTATCATATTGCTTAGTAATGCGTTGCTGATCTTGATGTACAGTAGAGTATTTAAATTTGCTGGATATACGCTGAGACATTAGATCTCTATAATCATTTGTAAGAGTGTCCATTTCCGCTTGGAGAATAGTAGCGTTACTCAATAGTTGTGAGTGATTTCTTTCTAAGGGCTGAAAAGTCTCTATAATGTGATTGTAGAGGATATAGCTGAATTCGGAGGGATATTGAACAGCAGAAGTAGACATAGACGAGCTCATGGGTAAAAAAAACACAGATTGTATGGGATTACTGCAATTTCTTTATAGTAGATTTATCGAAATTTAACGCAATAGTTTTTTTGTGTATAAATCATTTTGTATGGTATAAGGAGCGTTTGCATATACGAGAATAAATCTTATGACGCCACACAAAGATGTTGTACCGGATGAAAGGGAAGATGAGTTTCAAGAGGTAGGCAAGGAACCAGGGTTTTTTGATAAAAACCCTTATGTTAGAGGGTTAATTGCACTTTTTTTGGTCGCTTCTATTTTTATATTTCTACATATGAAAGAAGTAAGGGTAGACGTTTTAGAGCTCAACAGTATCGCTCAAAAGTATGTAGTCAGTCAAGTCGACTTTGAATTTCCAGATGACGAGGAGACTCTTATTTTACGCCAAGAGGCCATAAGAGATGTTGGGAAAATTTATAAAATTCAAGAAAAAGAAGTGCAAGAGCGCAGGCTAGAGCTAGAAAAAGAGTTGATTCATAACCAGAGCTGGAGGCACTTTTCAGATCTTACTACTTTTGAAGAGGTTTATGCCGCAGTAGACATGCTAGCAACAGCTCTTTTACAAAGTCGCTTTACTGATGCAAGA from Chlamydiales bacterium harbors:
- the dnaX gene encoding DNA polymerase III subunit gamma/tau; protein product: MQKYQVLARKYRPQQFCDVVGQEALVTTLVNAIKFERLAHAYLFCGSRGCGKTSIARIFAKALNCSNLSKDFEPCNACPSCKEITAGCSLDVLEIDGASNRGIDDIRSINETVSYSPSSGKYKIYLIDEVHMLTKEAFNALLKTLEEPPATVKFFFATTEPHKIPSTILSRCQRFQLLRISLDKIVEKLRKIAKDVKVDVDTEALLLIAKNAEGSLRDAESLFDQIISFEKEKITTESIIHVFGLMPTETFFKLDLAGKKGDLACAFDIAHQVFLEGKNIFHFLDGLIEHFRNLLLVKVSPLTIAHQVFSPADRETYQKHGAFYSQEQCLDLLNYLIETRQEMKNTNLSQIALEAILLHILRSHGRISVEVLTKKLSEIEQTIQSLVITEPSKNTPIPPSVLLEEKPSWTPSAPNVDISEKKPSSQRATLPKDSIAKGRDDTIMRFAAIELEGTLKKILS